One Arthrobacter sp. FW306-07-I genomic window carries:
- a CDS encoding FtsK/SpoIIIE family DNA translocase: MATRTTSAPKGTGRGSSGSKSGSSTGRGTGSTAGKAGRGGSSSTARTRQLPAVEHHQPWLLRVVGGAWLGVGHLVGGGVRRIGHDVSDLPAEDRRDGAALFNLALGIFIATFAWWGLTGWFPDAVYAVVNGTFGWISLLLPLMLFVCAFRLFRQPSDGRGNNRVGIGFLIMAFAGCGLAHILGGQPTVADGFDGLRRAGGMLGFLAAAPLAAIHPAVPVLLYGLLAFISLLILTATPFTAIPRRLRGAYEHLMGIDLMDQENPGDTHDRSYLERTRPAAPKKKKRRLFGKDEESDAGLEGYVGDEAFEHAVIDDDEPETARPAPGVRRPTQAEIAVEKIKAAQGLGAGAPAATASPAENATEAIPLVIPGAAAPGKAAAAPTVPSNPVAPAPPPVPIPQRTEQLSLAGDVTYTLPASDFLTPGSIPKERTEANDAVVAALTDTLTQFNVDATVTGFSRGPTVTRYEIELSPGTKVERVTALSKNISYAVASSDVRILSPIPGKSAIGIEIPNTDRETVSLGDVLRSQNARRTDHPMVMGVGKDVEGGYVVANLAKMPHLLVAGATGAGKSSFVNSMITSILMRATPDEVRMVMVDPKRVELTAYEGVPHLITPIITNPKKAAEALQWVVREMDARYDDLANYGFKHIDDFNKAVRAGKVQPPVDSKRVIRPYPYLLVIVDELADLMMVAPRDVEDSIVRITQLARAAGIHLVLATQRPSVDVVTGLIKANVPSRMAFATSSVTDSRVVLDQPGAEKLIGQGDALFLPMGASKAMRVQGAWVTESEIHKVVEHVKGQLQAVYRDDVAPEAEKKQIDDDIGDDLEVLLQATELVVTTQFGSTSMLQRKLRVGFAKAGRLMDLLESRGVVGPSEGSKARDVLVKPDDLAAVLAAMKGQEAPATADSQTAALSDNANANIAQGGYAEDLVAADLDNRKQSVEYYDGSDSAPGGYGDDEDGSEDAWSLTGR, translated from the coding sequence ATGGCCACACGTACTACTTCCGCGCCCAAAGGTACCGGCAGGGGCAGCTCCGGCAGCAAATCCGGGAGCTCCACCGGCCGCGGAACCGGCTCCACTGCCGGCAAGGCTGGGCGCGGCGGCTCATCCAGCACCGCACGCACCCGCCAGCTTCCCGCCGTCGAACACCACCAGCCCTGGCTGCTGCGGGTGGTGGGCGGAGCCTGGCTGGGCGTTGGGCATCTGGTGGGCGGGGGAGTGCGCCGCATCGGCCATGACGTCAGCGACCTCCCTGCCGAGGACCGCCGCGACGGCGCCGCCCTTTTCAACCTGGCATTGGGCATCTTCATTGCCACCTTCGCCTGGTGGGGCCTGACGGGCTGGTTCCCGGACGCAGTGTACGCCGTGGTGAATGGCACGTTCGGCTGGATCTCCCTGCTGCTTCCGCTCATGCTTTTCGTGTGCGCGTTCCGGCTGTTCCGCCAGCCCTCCGACGGACGGGGCAACAACCGGGTCGGCATCGGCTTCCTGATCATGGCGTTCGCGGGCTGCGGCCTGGCGCACATCCTGGGCGGCCAGCCCACCGTCGCCGATGGCTTCGACGGCCTGCGCAGAGCCGGCGGCATGCTCGGCTTCCTGGCTGCCGCGCCGCTGGCAGCCATCCATCCCGCCGTGCCCGTGCTCCTCTACGGCCTGCTGGCCTTCATTTCGCTGCTGATCCTCACCGCAACCCCGTTCACGGCCATCCCGCGGCGCCTTCGGGGAGCGTACGAACACCTCATGGGCATCGACCTGATGGACCAGGAAAACCCCGGCGACACGCACGACCGCAGCTACCTGGAACGGACGCGGCCTGCGGCCCCGAAGAAAAAGAAGCGCAGGCTTTTTGGCAAGGATGAGGAGTCCGACGCCGGCCTTGAGGGCTACGTGGGCGACGAGGCCTTTGAACATGCCGTCATTGACGACGACGAGCCGGAAACTGCCCGCCCGGCGCCCGGCGTGCGGCGGCCCACCCAGGCGGAAATCGCCGTCGAGAAGATCAAGGCAGCCCAGGGCCTGGGCGCCGGGGCGCCGGCGGCGACCGCTTCTCCGGCGGAGAACGCCACGGAGGCCATCCCGCTGGTCATCCCCGGCGCCGCTGCCCCCGGCAAGGCTGCCGCCGCGCCCACCGTGCCTTCCAACCCTGTTGCGCCGGCGCCGCCGCCCGTGCCGATCCCGCAGCGCACCGAGCAGCTCTCCCTCGCGGGCGACGTCACGTACACCCTCCCGGCCTCGGACTTCCTGACGCCAGGTTCCATCCCCAAGGAGCGCACCGAAGCCAACGACGCCGTCGTTGCTGCCCTGACCGACACCCTGACGCAGTTCAACGTCGACGCTACGGTCACGGGATTCAGCCGCGGCCCCACCGTTACCCGGTACGAGATCGAGCTCTCGCCCGGCACCAAGGTGGAGCGCGTCACGGCGCTATCCAAGAACATCTCCTACGCCGTGGCGTCCAGCGATGTCCGGATCCTCAGCCCGATTCCCGGCAAATCGGCCATCGGCATCGAGATCCCCAACACGGACCGCGAAACCGTCTCGCTCGGCGATGTGCTCCGCAGCCAGAACGCCCGCCGCACGGACCACCCGATGGTGATGGGCGTGGGCAAGGACGTGGAGGGCGGCTACGTGGTGGCCAACCTGGCTAAGATGCCGCACCTCCTGGTGGCCGGTGCCACCGGTGCCGGTAAGTCTTCCTTCGTGAACTCGATGATCACCTCCATCCTCATGCGGGCCACGCCGGATGAGGTCCGCATGGTCATGGTGGACCCCAAGCGCGTGGAACTGACTGCCTACGAAGGCGTCCCGCACCTGATCACGCCCATCATCACCAATCCCAAGAAGGCCGCCGAGGCACTGCAGTGGGTGGTCCGGGAGATGGACGCCCGCTACGACGACCTCGCCAACTATGGCTTCAAGCACATCGACGACTTCAACAAGGCGGTGCGGGCCGGGAAGGTCCAGCCGCCGGTGGACTCCAAGCGCGTCATTCGGCCGTACCCGTACCTGCTGGTCATCGTGGACGAACTCGCGGACCTCATGATGGTGGCCCCGCGCGACGTCGAGGACTCGATCGTCCGCATCACCCAGCTGGCCCGTGCCGCCGGCATCCACCTGGTGCTGGCCACCCAGCGTCCGTCCGTGGACGTGGTCACCGGCCTCATCAAGGCCAACGTGCCGTCCCGCATGGCGTTCGCCACGTCCTCCGTAACGGACTCCCGCGTGGTCCTTGACCAGCCCGGCGCCGAGAAGCTCATCGGCCAGGGTGACGCGCTCTTCCTGCCCATGGGCGCCTCCAAGGCAATGCGCGTCCAGGGCGCCTGGGTCACCGAGTCGGAGATCCACAAGGTGGTGGAGCACGTCAAGGGACAGCTCCAGGCCGTCTACCGGGACGACGTCGCCCCCGAGGCGGAAAAGAAGCAGATCGACGACGACATCGGGGACGACCTCGAGGTGCTGCTGCAGGCCACCGAACTCGTAGTCACCACGCAGTTCGGCTCCACCTCCATGCTGCAGCGCAAGCTGCGTGTCGGCTTCGCCAAGGCCGGCCGCCTCATGGACCTGCTCGAATCCAGGGGCGTGGTGGGTCCCTCCGAGGGGTCCAAGGCACGCGACGTGCTGGTCAAACCGGACGACCTCGCTGCCGTCCTGGCCGCCATGAAGGGCCAGGAGGCGCCGGCCACGGCGGACTCCCAGACCGCCGCGCTGAGCGACAACGCCAACGCCAACATTGCCCAGGGCGGCTACGCCGAAGACCTGGTGGCTGCGGACCTGGACAACAGGAAACAGAGCGTCGAATATTACGACGGCTCCGACTCCGCGCCAGGCGGGTACGGCGATGACGAGGACGGGTCCGAAGACGCATGGTCCCTCACCGGGCGTTAG
- a CDS encoding MarR family winged helix-turn-helix transcriptional regulator: protein MSTSPDVPPRHDEGEEAADTALQNVEHQISLFWRRARAISNQLSREVHPDMEPAAYGLLTVIRREGPIRLTELAMNIGVGKPSVSRQIAFLESLGLVSKEADPLDRRAQSIRLTPKGEEKMHQVQDARRQVFQERLREWPVEDLQELGRYMAKLNSTYERDGFPGEAAGAASAQDQ from the coding sequence ATGAGCACCTCCCCGGATGTCCCGCCACGGCACGACGAAGGCGAAGAAGCCGCCGACACCGCGCTGCAGAATGTTGAGCACCAGATCAGCCTGTTTTGGCGGCGTGCCCGGGCCATTTCCAACCAGCTTTCACGCGAAGTACATCCGGATATGGAGCCTGCCGCCTACGGGCTGCTGACGGTGATCCGGAGGGAGGGACCCATCCGGCTCACCGAGCTTGCCATGAACATCGGGGTGGGCAAGCCTTCAGTCAGCCGGCAGATCGCGTTCCTGGAAAGCCTGGGGCTGGTGTCCAAGGAGGCTGACCCGCTGGACCGCAGGGCACAATCCATCCGCCTGACGCCAAAGGGCGAGGAGAAAATGCACCAGGTCCAGGACGCCCGGCGCCAGGTCTTCCAGGAGCGGCTGCGCGAGTGGCCGGTGGAGGACCTGCAGGAACTCGGCCGCTACATGGCCAAGTTGAACTCCACATATGAGCGTGATGGGTTTCCCGGGGAAGCCGCTGGTGCAGCATCGGCCCAGGACCAATAG
- the dapA gene encoding 4-hydroxy-tetrahydrodipicolinate synthase, whose translation MADSSAHIPALGTLLTAMVTPFTKDGAVDYDQAAALASKLVDDGCDGLVVTGTTGETSTLTDEENLGMFRAVKDAVGGRAAIIAGTGTNDTAHSVHLSQQAAALGVDGLLLVTPYYNKPSQAGVRAHFETIASAVDVPVMLYDIPGRSSIPIEPDTMIRLAQHPNIVAVKDAKADFVAATRVMAETDLLFYSGDDGLTLPWMALGAVGLVGVTTHVATRRFRELIDAVNANDLGTARKINFELQPVVRATMTRVQGAVAAKQILKWQGVLPNSIVRLPLVEPDETEIETIRGDLAEAGLVFS comes from the coding sequence ATGGCTGACTCTTCCGCGCACATCCCTGCCCTCGGTACCCTCCTGACCGCCATGGTCACGCCGTTCACCAAGGACGGCGCAGTGGATTACGACCAGGCGGCAGCGCTGGCCAGCAAGCTGGTCGACGACGGCTGCGACGGGCTGGTAGTCACGGGAACCACGGGGGAAACCTCCACACTGACGGACGAAGAGAACCTCGGCATGTTCCGCGCCGTCAAAGACGCCGTAGGCGGCCGAGCGGCGATCATTGCCGGTACCGGCACCAACGACACCGCGCACTCGGTCCACCTTTCCCAGCAGGCGGCAGCCCTCGGCGTCGACGGCCTCCTCCTGGTGACCCCTTACTACAACAAGCCCAGCCAGGCAGGTGTCCGCGCCCACTTCGAGACCATTGCGTCCGCCGTGGACGTACCCGTCATGCTCTACGACATCCCCGGCCGGTCCTCCATCCCCATCGAACCGGACACCATGATCCGGCTGGCGCAGCACCCCAACATCGTCGCTGTGAAGGACGCCAAGGCGGATTTTGTTGCCGCCACCCGCGTCATGGCGGAAACAGACCTCCTGTTCTACTCGGGCGATGACGGACTGACACTTCCCTGGATGGCCCTGGGCGCCGTCGGCCTGGTGGGCGTCACCACCCATGTCGCCACCCGCCGCTTCCGCGAACTCATCGACGCCGTCAACGCGAACGACCTCGGGACCGCCCGCAAGATCAACTTCGAGCTGCAGCCCGTGGTCCGCGCCACCATGACCCGCGTCCAGGGCGCCGTGGCGGCCAAACAGATTCTTAAATGGCAGGGAGTCCTGCCCAACTCGATTGTCCGTTTGCCCCTCGTGGAGCCGGACGAAACCGAGATCGAAACCATCCGCGGGGATTTGGCGGAAGCGGGGCTGGTCTTCTCCTGA
- a CDS encoding heparan-alpha-glucosaminide N-acetyltransferase domain-containing protein yields the protein MTSRTPATRSRKTPGGQQPGRLRGIDAARGLALLGMMATHLLPTFESNASLTPTWIGLTFSGRAAALFAVLAGVGLALSTGRDKPLEGAELSGARRGVALRALVIAAVGLTLGSLEVNVAIILVHYAVLFLCILPFLGLGVKRLCAWAAGWILASPVLAYLLRPWLLAPEPPLKLGHNPNWEDLGTPSRLLADVFFTGYYPVVQWLSYLLVGLAIGRLVLSKALVPVLLLVGGTVVAVAAKTLGTAAMEDWGGRAALEKVLNSPGYPLGSVLQVNLAGLQQEGSWWWLASAAPHSGTTLDLLHTSAVAAAAIGACLLLGRLAEWVDLDLLLPLRGAGAMTLTLYTVHVWVISGFYLHPLPVGWTEDGMYFAHAAAAVIIGMAFAVLGWRGPLEWVAHAASRVGRGGLKALY from the coding sequence ATGACGTCCCGAACCCCGGCCACCCGGTCCCGGAAGACCCCAGGCGGGCAACAACCGGGGCGCCTTCGGGGCATCGACGCCGCCCGTGGCCTGGCCCTGTTGGGCATGATGGCCACGCACCTGCTGCCGACGTTCGAATCGAACGCCAGCCTCACCCCAACCTGGATCGGCCTCACGTTCTCGGGGCGGGCCGCGGCGCTCTTCGCCGTCCTGGCCGGCGTCGGGCTTGCCCTCTCCACGGGCAGGGACAAGCCTCTGGAGGGCGCCGAACTCTCCGGCGCCCGGCGTGGAGTGGCGCTCCGCGCCCTGGTGATTGCCGCCGTCGGGCTTACCCTGGGCAGCCTGGAAGTGAACGTGGCCATCATCCTGGTCCATTACGCCGTCCTTTTCCTGTGCATCCTGCCTTTCCTGGGACTCGGCGTGAAGCGACTGTGTGCGTGGGCCGCCGGCTGGATCCTGGCGTCGCCGGTGCTGGCCTATCTGCTGCGGCCCTGGCTCCTTGCCCCCGAGCCGCCCCTGAAGCTGGGCCACAACCCGAACTGGGAGGACCTGGGGACGCCTTCCAGGCTGCTCGCGGACGTGTTCTTCACCGGGTACTACCCGGTGGTGCAGTGGCTGTCGTACCTGCTGGTGGGGCTGGCCATCGGCCGCCTGGTCCTCAGTAAGGCACTGGTTCCCGTCCTGCTGCTGGTGGGCGGGACGGTGGTGGCCGTGGCCGCCAAGACCCTGGGCACAGCCGCGATGGAGGATTGGGGCGGCCGGGCCGCCCTGGAGAAAGTCCTGAACTCACCGGGGTACCCGCTGGGGAGCGTGCTGCAGGTCAACCTGGCAGGACTGCAGCAGGAGGGCTCGTGGTGGTGGCTCGCGTCGGCCGCACCGCACTCCGGTACCACGCTTGACCTGCTGCACACCTCAGCGGTGGCGGCGGCGGCTATCGGGGCATGCCTGCTTCTGGGGCGGCTGGCCGAGTGGGTGGACCTGGACCTGCTGCTGCCGCTGCGGGGAGCAGGCGCCATGACGCTGACCTTGTACACGGTGCACGTCTGGGTAATTTCCGGCTTCTACCTCCACCCCCTGCCCGTGGGCTGGACCGAGGACGGCATGTACTTTGCCCATGCAGCGGCCGCCGTCATCATCGGCATGGCGTTCGCCGTGCTGGGGTGGCGCGGTCCGCTGGAATGGGTGGCCCACGCGGCGAGCCGGGTGGGCCGGGGCGGCCTCAAAGCCCTGTACTGA
- a CDS encoding ribonuclease J encodes MTQTALTGLVTPPRLPQGTLRIVPLGGLGEIGRNMAVFEIDGKLLIVDCGVLFPEETQPGVDLILPDFSYIEDRLDDVVAVVLTHGHEDHIGAVPYLLKLRNDIPLVGSQLTLALIEAKLQEHRIRPYTLTVEEGQVEKFGPFECEFVAVNHSIPDALAVFIRTAGGTVLHTGDFKMDQLPLDGRITDLRHFAKLGEEGVDLFMSDSTNADVPGFTTAEKEIGPTLERLFGQATKRIIVASFSSHVHRVQQVLDAAAKHNRKVAFVGRSMVRNMAIAEKLGYLDVPAGLIVDIKNIDNLPDNRVVLMSTGSQGEPMAALSRMANGDHRVVVGDGDTVILASSLIPGNENAVFRIINGLLKLGADVIHKGNAKVHVSGHAAAGELLYCYNILEPLNAMPVHGETRHLIANGKIAIESGVPEASVILADNGSVIDLRDHQADIVGQVEVGFVYVDGSSVGEITDADLKDRRILGDEGFISIITVIHRATGKVVSGPEIHARGVAEDDSVFDDIIPKINAALEEAVQNHADHTSHQLQQVVRRVVGTWVNRKLRRKPMIIPVVLEA; translated from the coding sequence ATGACCCAAACTGCCCTTACCGGCCTTGTCACCCCTCCGCGCCTGCCCCAGGGCACGCTGCGGATCGTCCCGCTTGGCGGGCTGGGGGAGATCGGCCGGAACATGGCCGTGTTCGAAATCGACGGCAAACTGCTGATCGTGGACTGCGGCGTCCTCTTTCCCGAGGAAACCCAGCCCGGCGTTGACCTGATCCTGCCGGACTTCTCCTACATTGAGGACCGGCTGGACGACGTGGTGGCGGTGGTCCTCACCCACGGCCACGAAGACCACATCGGCGCGGTGCCCTACCTGCTGAAGCTGCGCAACGACATCCCGTTGGTGGGATCGCAGCTGACCCTTGCCCTCATCGAGGCCAAGCTGCAGGAGCACCGCATCAGGCCCTACACGCTGACCGTCGAAGAGGGCCAGGTGGAAAAGTTCGGGCCCTTCGAATGCGAGTTCGTGGCCGTCAACCACTCCATCCCGGACGCTTTGGCCGTGTTCATCCGCACCGCGGGCGGCACCGTCCTGCACACCGGCGACTTCAAGATGGACCAGCTGCCGCTGGATGGCCGCATCACCGACCTCCGGCACTTCGCCAAGCTCGGCGAAGAAGGCGTGGACCTTTTCATGTCCGACTCCACCAACGCGGACGTCCCCGGATTCACCACGGCTGAGAAGGAAATCGGCCCGACCCTGGAGCGGCTTTTCGGCCAAGCCACCAAGCGCATCATCGTGGCCTCCTTTTCCTCCCACGTCCACCGCGTGCAGCAGGTGCTGGACGCGGCCGCCAAGCACAACCGCAAGGTGGCCTTCGTGGGCCGGTCCATGGTCCGCAACATGGCCATCGCCGAAAAACTGGGCTACCTCGACGTTCCCGCCGGACTGATTGTCGACATCAAGAACATCGACAACCTTCCCGACAACCGCGTAGTGCTCATGTCCACCGGTTCCCAGGGTGAGCCGATGGCTGCCCTGTCCCGCATGGCAAACGGCGACCACCGGGTGGTGGTGGGCGACGGCGATACCGTCATCCTGGCCTCCAGCCTCATCCCGGGCAACGAGAACGCGGTGTTCCGGATCATCAACGGCCTGCTTAAGCTCGGCGCCGACGTGATCCATAAGGGCAACGCCAAGGTGCACGTCTCCGGCCACGCTGCGGCCGGCGAACTGCTGTACTGCTACAACATCCTCGAGCCGCTGAACGCCATGCCCGTACACGGTGAAACGCGCCACCTGATCGCCAACGGCAAGATTGCCATCGAGTCCGGGGTGCCGGAGGCCAGTGTCATCCTCGCGGACAACGGCAGCGTCATCGACCTGCGCGATCACCAGGCAGACATTGTGGGCCAGGTGGAGGTGGGCTTCGTCTATGTGGACGGCTCCAGCGTGGGCGAGATCACCGATGCCGACCTCAAGGACCGCCGCATCCTGGGTGATGAAGGGTTCATCTCCATCATCACGGTTATCCACCGCGCTACCGGCAAGGTGGTGTCCGGCCCGGAAATCCACGCCCGCGGCGTGGCCGAGGATGATTCCGTCTTCGACGACATCATCCCCAAGATCAACGCGGCCCTGGAGGAAGCAGTACAGAACCACGCCGACCACACCAGCCACCAGCTCCAGCAGGTGGTCCGCAGGGTCGTCGGCACGTGGGTCAACCGGAAGCTCCGCCGCAAGCCCATGATCATCCCCGTGGTGCTCGAAGCCTGA
- the pgsA gene encoding CDP-diacylglycerol--glycerol-3-phosphate 3-phosphatidyltransferase — MTSTDATAAGPGRAGVWNLPNVLTMIRIALVPFFVWFLIADAPGLHSESGPWRWAAVAAFAVAIYTDKLDGDIARSRNLVTDFGKIADPIADKLLTGSALVMLSLLGELPWWATLVILVREWGITALRFFVIRYGVIPASRGGKLKTVVQTAAIFLYLLPFGPFAPWMSWVAFAVMMAAVAITLWTGVEYVVEALRLRAKGKRQAGTVQGQEQA, encoded by the coding sequence GTGACTAGCACCGATGCAACCGCCGCCGGCCCAGGCCGTGCCGGGGTCTGGAACCTACCCAACGTCCTGACCATGATCCGCATCGCGCTGGTCCCGTTTTTCGTGTGGTTCCTCATAGCGGACGCCCCCGGGCTGCACAGCGAATCCGGGCCGTGGCGCTGGGCGGCGGTCGCAGCGTTCGCCGTCGCCATCTACACGGACAAGCTCGACGGCGACATCGCCAGGAGCCGTAACCTGGTCACCGACTTCGGCAAGATCGCCGACCCCATCGCCGACAAGCTCCTCACCGGTTCCGCGCTGGTGATGCTGTCCCTGCTGGGGGAGTTGCCCTGGTGGGCCACCCTTGTGATCCTGGTCCGGGAATGGGGCATCACAGCGCTGCGTTTCTTCGTGATCCGGTACGGCGTCATCCCTGCCTCCCGCGGCGGCAAGCTCAAGACCGTGGTGCAGACGGCGGCGATCTTCCTGTACCTCCTGCCGTTCGGACCGTTCGCACCGTGGATGTCGTGGGTTGCCTTCGCGGTCATGATGGCGGCCGTAGCCATCACACTGTGGACCGGCGTCGAATATGTCGTGGAGGCCCTGCGCCTCCGTGCGAAGGGCAAACGCCAGGCCGGGACCGTGCAGGGGCAGGAGCAGGCATGA
- a CDS encoding TM2 domain-containing protein: MSHPNYPHPQQNGPAAPPIPPPPSSFGAQPAFEGQHPAGPQGEYQPGSYGQGPYPDAPRKSFMVTWLLSLLLGTFGVDRFYLGKIGSGVAKLLTAGGAGIWAIVDLIMTLTGNTRDKDGRPLEGYQENKKKAWIITAVVWLISIITGILLTIASIAMVGAAIDARKVPVAPELPSASQAAPAPSSGSPTGGSAAGANSMVATVSEGNTAKISVLDSIYTDKIPGMDYMEPKNGGFLAVEVSWETQTGTSFSSPSNFTVLDADGKEGEQVYLDEKLGPLPSDEVSAGDARQGIIAFDVKKGPVQVVVFDDYGDKAATFTLTAQ; this comes from the coding sequence ATGAGCCACCCGAATTACCCCCACCCGCAGCAGAACGGGCCGGCGGCGCCGCCCATTCCGCCGCCGCCGTCATCCTTTGGCGCGCAGCCCGCTTTCGAGGGGCAGCATCCGGCAGGTCCGCAGGGGGAATACCAGCCCGGGTCCTACGGCCAAGGGCCCTACCCGGATGCGCCGCGGAAGTCCTTCATGGTCACGTGGCTCCTTTCCCTCCTGCTGGGCACGTTTGGTGTGGACCGCTTCTACCTGGGCAAGATCGGCTCCGGCGTGGCGAAGCTGCTCACGGCCGGCGGTGCGGGTATCTGGGCGATTGTGGACCTGATCATGACCCTGACGGGAAACACCCGGGACAAGGACGGCCGTCCACTGGAGGGCTACCAGGAAAACAAGAAGAAGGCGTGGATCATCACTGCCGTCGTCTGGCTGATCAGCATTATCACCGGAATTTTGTTGACTATCGCGTCCATCGCCATGGTTGGTGCGGCCATTGACGCCCGGAAGGTTCCCGTTGCACCTGAACTTCCTTCGGCTTCCCAGGCCGCGCCTGCCCCCTCCAGCGGAAGCCCGACCGGCGGCAGCGCGGCCGGAGCGAACTCCATGGTGGCCACCGTGTCCGAAGGCAACACCGCGAAAATCAGTGTTCTCGACTCCATTTACACGGACAAGATTCCCGGCATGGACTACATGGAGCCAAAGAACGGCGGTTTCCTTGCGGTGGAGGTTTCCTGGGAGACGCAAACCGGCACCAGCTTCTCCAGCCCCTCCAACTTCACGGTCCTTGATGCCGACGGCAAAGAGGGCGAGCAGGTGTACCTGGATGAGAAGCTGGGGCCCTTGCCCAGCGATGAGGTAAGCGCCGGTGATGCCCGCCAGGGGATCATTGCCTTCGACGTCAAAAAGGGTCCGGTCCAGGTTGTGGTATTCGATGACTACGGCGACAAGGCGGCCACCTTCACCCTGACTGCCCAGTAG
- a CDS encoding helix-turn-helix domain-containing protein produces the protein MVKQPVSVNGVVRWKDVGLAEQAKSEQKERKMVVLRHEIGDVLRDVRQRQGRTLREVSHSARVSLGYLSEVERGQKEASSELLSSICSALDVPLSSMLREVSDRVAVAEGVAVPDTVPQEFSQRYGRDLERDLNTELNDELSTGLFSGAR, from the coding sequence ATGGTAAAGCAGCCCGTATCCGTAAACGGCGTTGTCCGCTGGAAGGATGTGGGCCTCGCCGAACAGGCTAAGAGCGAACAGAAGGAGCGCAAGATGGTAGTACTTCGTCACGAAATCGGTGATGTCCTGCGCGATGTCCGCCAGCGTCAGGGGCGTACGCTCCGTGAAGTTTCGCACAGCGCCCGCGTCTCCCTGGGATACCTCAGTGAAGTGGAGCGCGGCCAGAAGGAAGCATCGTCAGAGCTCCTGTCCTCGATTTGTTCGGCGCTGGATGTTCCGCTGTCGAGCATGCTCCGCGAGGTCAGTGACCGTGTGGCAGTAGCCGAAGGCGTCGCCGTTCCGGACACCGTCCCACAGGAATTCTCCCAGCGTTACGGCCGTGACCTCGAGCGCGACCTCAACACTGAACTGAACGACGAACTCTCCACGGGCCTCTTCTCCGGCGCCCGCTAA
- a CDS encoding DUF3046 domain-containing protein produces the protein MRISEYWRLMDDEFGAGYSRVLSSTLVLAGVGGRTADQALAAGVEPRKVWLAVCDVQDVPAERRLGRDIAPRRD, from the coding sequence ATGCGAATCAGCGAGTACTGGCGTCTCATGGATGACGAGTTCGGCGCGGGCTACTCCCGCGTGCTGAGCAGCACCCTGGTCCTTGCCGGGGTAGGCGGGCGCACCGCCGACCAAGCCCTCGCTGCCGGCGTGGAGCCCCGGAAGGTCTGGCTTGCCGTTTGCGACGTCCAGGACGTACCGGCAGAACGCCGGCTGGGACGGGACATCGCCCCGCGCCGGGACTAG
- a CDS encoding CinA family protein yields the protein MSNLHHLAGEAVRQALESGRTVATAESLTAGMVSAVLADTPGASGMLQGGVVAYQNSVKDKVLHVPADLLARVGSVDPDVARAMAAGARTELGADVGLSTTGVAGPDAHDGKPVGRVYIGISTAAGTSAFEYSFTGNRPDIRAAACAAALERLLETLSA from the coding sequence ATGAGCAATCTTCACCATCTGGCCGGGGAGGCCGTCCGCCAGGCGCTTGAGTCCGGGCGGACCGTCGCTACGGCCGAATCGCTGACGGCGGGCATGGTGTCAGCGGTCCTCGCCGACACGCCCGGAGCATCCGGAATGTTGCAGGGCGGGGTGGTTGCCTACCAAAACTCCGTGAAGGACAAGGTGCTGCATGTCCCCGCCGATCTGCTGGCCCGCGTAGGGTCCGTTGACCCGGACGTCGCCCGCGCCATGGCAGCCGGGGCACGCACCGAACTCGGCGCCGACGTCGGACTTTCCACCACAGGGGTGGCAGGCCCCGATGCCCACGACGGCAAGCCCGTGGGGCGGGTTTACATCGGGATCTCCACCGCGGCCGGAACCTCGGCCTTCGAGTATTCCTTCACCGGCAACAGGCCGGACATCCGCGCCGCCGCCTGCGCCGCCGCCCTGGAAAGGCTTCTGGAGACACTGTCCGCCTGA